The Quercus lobata isolate SW786 chromosome 4, ValleyOak3.0 Primary Assembly, whole genome shotgun sequence genome segment TTCCATATCCTAATGAATTTTAGTCACCTCCATTGATTGACCAAAGAAAGATTCTTTTCTTAAGTTTCTCAATTGGTTGAGTTTTTTCAATTATAATCTGAATacaaacaataattaaaatatttccATTTTAGGAACCATGGAATTGGAAGTAAATGAAAGAATACCGATCCCCCGCAAGCCCGTTGGGAGGAGTTTAAAACCTTAACCCCGGGACCCGCTCCGAAACCGGATTAGTCGGCCCAGTGGGTTCGGATACCGGTTgggaaacccaaaaaaaaaaaaaaaaaaaaaaaaatgaaagaatataaaatttaaatctttcTTCTCATTGTTTCAGATGGGTGGTAAAGGAAGGAATGTGCATACCAATTGCAAGTCTTCATTAACAggagaaaatatatattgattccTTTAAAGTGAATTATTGTTTACATAAGAATCTTATTATTTTGCAGATAATATTTTAAAGTGTAGATTAGTAGCAATACACTGAAGAATTCTGTTCTGCCATTGTGTATAAAGACAAACCATACCATTGTTAATGACAACAGTTAGTGAAAATAACATAATATCTTTCAAAAGGTCAACACAACATGTAATGGTGTAACCCATCATGCCTTGGATCAGTGAGAATCTTATTTCCTTCGGAATTTCTAGATATTTCTGTGAAAGCTATTTTGGTGGTTGTTGTATCTCTATTAACTGCTGCTTGAATAACAGCTTTTGTTGTATCTCTATTTACTTCTGCTTTGAATAACAGCTTCTGTAATTTATGAGGGAGGGGGTGTTTATAACTTATGTGGATgaatatagcaaaaaattatctctaaaaatagttaaatcgtttttcatcaaaaaaaaaaaaaaaaaaaagttaaatcattaaattattatccCTAGCATTTATAATGAGTTCCTCCCTTTATATTTAGGAGACAAATTGTATCCTCTTGATATGTTTTTCCCCTTTGGCTCTTATATTTTAACTTTGTTGTGCTCATGTAGAATGAGTATCATCTTCTATTCTAGATCACagaggaaaaataatatatacttttttaaatCCGTAAAAGAATGAActaacaaaaaagaattaaatgaTTGTTTCAATCAATCTACAATTTTTGCaataattgatatatatttgtttagttCTCATTGCAAATATAATTATACTTTTATAGAATGCTTTGAGCCATAGTACGTAGAAGGTGAAGTCTTATTTGTTCCAAGTGATTATTTGTTTGAGTAAAGTAAATATACATAAATTCTCTAAAACTATGTTGTGCATTGCACGGATTAGCAACTaattgacaaaaaaagaaaaaaaaggagtacTTTACCGCTTTCAAGTGCTGctacctttttctcaaaaaaaaaaaaaaaaaaaaaaaattgctactaCCTTCTTTGCCATCGTTTGGATTCCCTCTGTAGTATTGGAGCGCCTGCAGTTTTATAAGCCTGCCTGCACCAGGGATTCAGCATTCAAGCAATGATTGTAATCTATCAAATATATTGACCTTCCATatgaaaatgtatatatattaacattACAAGTTGCTGACCATCAATCAAATGAATGACGCAGTGCTTGCATTTGGATGGGTTTATTTTCATAAccttattttgtttatcaagCAAACATAAAGTTGTATGTACCTTAAAAAATGCCATGCTTTAAAAAGgctatatattttgttttaagatAGAAATAAGGTCATTAAGCAATCCTTTTTTGCTTACATAATTTcattagaaatttgaaattagttGAATAGCTATCAGTTAAGCTTGTTGTAAGTAATGACATCAATTTAGTTTTacagaaattatattttaccattttaaacTATACCTtatgttacactttgcaccttaAACTTTTCTAATGTACTTTTTGTATGCTAAACTATGACCATTGTTATACTTTGCACTTCGATGTTAAGTTTTTTGTTAACTTGgataaaattcaaagtttagggtgcaaagtgtaataaggAGTATAATTTAGagtagtaaagtgtaatttatcttttgtttttaaagcaTTGAGAAGATGGGTAATTAGGTTTTTTCACGTGGTGTTATATTTTTCCATTCAAGTTAACAACAAACTTAATAtcgggtgcaaagtgtaatatgGGTCATAATTTATGGTGCAAAAAGTATATTCGAAaaatttagggtgcaaagtgtaaaaTCATGTATAGTTTAAAGTGATAAAGTATAATTTTCGCTTAATATTATTCTCATATTCATATATTCCAGTAACAGAATTGTAATAGACCTACCAATCTATtaggttcttttttgtttttatttaggaTGAGGATATCTTGTTGTGCTCTTAAAAAACGAGACTATTCTCCCGGGTTTAGACAATTCCTTCTACTCAGGAATAATAGAGGTTCCACTTCCGTCAAAATTGTAGTAACACTAACACCTAACCTAAGAACTTTGGTATATAATATAATCTGAGATACAAAGACACAAGTGGGCTAGCCTAAAACTGAGAAGAGCTTAACCACAAGTGGGCTAgcctaaaatataatatattttatttatttttaaaattttagttgtccAAGCCTGTACAAAGCTCTGAACCCAAACAAGTGGAATCACAGTAgtctgtgtatatatacatatatatatattcgatTAACGGGTTAATTAATTGTAATCTCATATGGTAATATCTCGTAAACGAAAAGCCGGTTCTTGTACTATAGAAAAGAGGAGAGTATGGTACTGCAGACAGcatgtactatatatatatgtatgttgCTTTATGgacatttctttctttctttcttagccACACACAACCGAAAGTGATCAAACTATCAACAGCCTCCCTCCATGATCACCAAACCTCTCATCTTCACTTGCCACGTGCCATACAGCAACTGGTACAAAGCTCATCTCCCATGCCATGTCAGCACCTCCCTCCactcaaaaaaagtaaaaacaaccTGCCAAACCAAATTGTTTTTACCCACTGAAGCTAAGGTTAGGCTTGTCAGCCTAGAAGCAAAGAAACAAACTGTGTGTTTGTATGGTGGTTCAAGCTTTTCCATCACTAATTTGAGAGCCACAGAAAGTCTATGACATAGAAGAATTATGCCATGGAGGCCCTCAATGCAGCAAGCTTGATCCCCTTGTCTGTTCTTTGTGACAGAAAAATAGAACCCAGAAAACTCTCATCACTACCTACAACTTTTCCACTTAAATTCTCTAATTCTGCTGTTTTGAGTACCAACCCACCAACTTTACAACAATGTTTATCAAGGAGTTTTCAAGGAAGTCTGGTCCTTGCATCTTTATTTCTTAATACTGGGATTGCTAGAGCTTTATCATATGAGGAAGCAGTTCAAAAGTCTGTGAATGCCTCATCATCTGGGGATTTTGATGCAAGTGGGGTTCTGGATAGTGTTATAAGTTTTGGGACAGAGAATCCTGTAGTTATAGCGGGTGGTGCCACCATTCTGGCGGTTTCTTTGGTTTTATCTCAGATTCTGAAGCAGCCAAAGCCATGGGGTGTTGAGTCTGCCAAAAATGCTTATGCAAAAATAGGTGAAGAAGCCAATGCTCAGTTGCTTGATATAAGAGCACCAGTGGAATTTAGGCAAGTGGGTAGTCCAGATATCCGGGGTTTGAGGAAGAAGCCAGTGTCTATCGTTTACAAAGGCGAGGATAAACCCGGGTTCTTGAAGAAGCTTTCTTCAAAGTTTAAGGAACCAGAAAATACCACATTGTTCATTTTAGACAAGTAAGAATTTAAgactaatttttataatttctccCTCATTTTGTTTTCTAAATTATACGGCATATCTTTTATTCAGTTCATATGGATAATTAAGAGAAAGATATAAGAAATTCACTAGAATAATGTTCTTTTTCTACATGCAGCACTTAGATTTTCCATTCTGAAATTTAGCTTTCTTAATAGATAATGTTAGGATCCCTAGTGTCAACAGTTCAAATATCATTGATTTTTGCCTtttctaatatataaaattggaCGATATTAAAGTGGAACCATATCTATGTCCAGAACTGAAATAACCTAATTATGTACATGCTCAGAATTTTTCAATCTAATTATTTCAATTGATTCTGCACTAAAATAAAATGGCTTACAACATCTACTTGAATTGTGTATATTTATGGATATTCTATAACACTCCTAAGTGAGGATTCCAAACTGTTCCTTGCACatgttttcttatttgtttctcCTGGTGGGGGTGTTTATTGAAGCTGACAGAgctgattaaaataaaattagccaaAAATTGGTGTGAGTGAGAATCTACATGTGGGATATTCATTGCCCAATCATGCAGGTTTCATTATTGAATTAGCgattaaataaaagtaaaactattttttcctcttcaaGGATTGTTGTTCTTGGGTTGATAACTGCAGCCTGCATCATAATTACTTTTTAACTAATTCTGACAGTTAAATAACCATAACTTTagttaaattcaaaatttcagatCAATCAATCATCTCTTTCCCTCTTTATTGTTCACATGCTTTCTGATTGTCTCAAAAAACAGTCAATTTCTGACTTTATGTTTGTTAATCTAAGGGCTAATATATGGAAGTAatgtttttgaatttgtgaTGAAGCCAGATTTGATGGAAATTCCGAACTGGTTGCAGAGTTGGTCACTGTAAATGGATTCAAAGCTGCATATGCAATAAAAGATGGTGCAGAAGGACCCCGAGGATGGATGGTCTTCCCTTTCTTCCTATGCTGTTTACATTGAATACATTGTTATTGAAATCCATATCTTAGTGTGTTTGACACAAAAACTTTGACGTGACTTGTAATTTTGCAGAATAGTGGCCTTCCTTGGATACCACCAAGGAAAGCATTGAGTCTTGATTTTAGCAATTTGACAGATGCTATTGACGGTGCAGTTGGAGTATGTTTCTAAGCTTTTAGTTATATGTTCCTAgactcttgcaatttttgtatttgatatcTTAACCCTTGTtcactccctgtgtac includes the following:
- the LOC115986655 gene encoding rhodanese-like domain-containing protein 4, chloroplastic isoform X2; translation: MEALNAASLIPLSVLCDRKIEPRKLSSLPTTFPLKFSNSAVLSTNPPTLQQCLSRSFQGSLVLASLFLNTGIARALSYEEAVQKSVNASSSGDFDASGVLDSVISFGTENPVVIAGGATILAVSLVLSQILKQPKPWGVESAKNAYAKIGEEANAQLLDIRAPVEFRQVGSPDIRGLRKKPVSIVYKGEDKPGFLKKLSSKFKEPENTTLFILDKFDGNSELVAELVTVNGFKAAYAIKDGAEGPRGWMNSGLPWIPPRKALSLDFSNLTDAIDGAVGEGSDALSLTLGIAAATGLGLLAFSEVETILQVLGSAALVQFVSKKLLFAEDRKETLQEVDEFLNTKIAPKELVNEIKEIGKALLPTTVPRNALPAPAEASLEPATTNNAVQKSEGAPEPKVETAGQPIPDINSVPKPEVKAESLPGFSKSLSPYPYYPDLKPPTSPSPSQP
- the LOC115986655 gene encoding rhodanese-like domain-containing protein 4, chloroplastic isoform X1, encoding MEALNAASLIPLSVLCDRKIEPRKLSSLPTTFPLKFSNSAVLSTNPPTLQQCLSRSFQGSLVLASLFLNTGIARALSYEEAVQKSVNASSSGDFDASGVLDSVISFGTENPVVIAGGATILAVSLVLSQILKQPKPWGVESAKNAYAKIGEEANAQLLDIRAPVEFRQVGSPDIRGLRKKPVSIVYKGEDKPGFLKKLSSKFKEPENTTLFILDKFDGNSELVAELVTVNGFKAAYAIKDGAEGPRGWMNSGLPWIPPRKALSLDFSNLTDAIDGAVGEGSDALSLTLGIAAATGLGLLAFSEVETILQVLGSAALVQFVSKKLLFAEVSCQNLSDRKETLQEVDEFLNTKIAPKELVNEIKEIGKALLPTTVPRNALPAPAEASLEPATTNNAVQKSEGAPEPKVETAGQPIPDINSVPKPEVKAESLPGFSKSLSPYPYYPDLKPPTSPSPSQP